From one Rattus rattus isolate New Zealand chromosome 15, Rrattus_CSIRO_v1, whole genome shotgun sequence genomic stretch:
- the LOC116884364 gene encoding vegetative cell wall protein gp1-like, translated as MFRKEAVPPKSTRQGREAGRPHCGQDGFRQGTKRSDAPTLGLLTLRPRRKGFLPFKLREALRKSGRLPAFNFPSRPVLRGHNRPPSPSPPPLPAARLPWVPRPTRPRRPPSARTPSSRPGLPTGPQATAITTCPGAGPPAVGCSGSGRPFKYKPLSPSPGMPYSACSRTAPPCPAPHRNESGRAARSAPPRGAVCTLPPRPFALQQLPRRMV; from the exons ATGTTTCGAAAGGAGGCAGTTCCTCCCAAA AGCACTCGCCAAGGGCGCGAGGCTGGAAGGCCTCATTGTGGCCAGGATGGGTTTCGACAAGGAACAAAAAGGTCAGACGCACCAACTCTCGGCCTGCTCACGCTAAGACCTCGCCGGAAAggctttcttcccttcaaactACGCGAGGCGCTCAGGAAATCCGGCCGCCTTCCAGCCTTTAACTTCCCCAGCCGCCCCGTGCTCCGCGGCCACAACCGCCCTCCGTCGCCTTCGCCTCCACCCCTTCCAGCCGCCCGCCTGCCCTGGGTCCCGCGGCCCACACGACCCCGCCGGCCGCCATCTGCCCGGACGCCCTCCTCCCGCCCAGGCCTCCCCACCGGGCCCCAGGCCACAGCCATCACTACCTGCCCCGGGGCTGGTCCTCCCGCCGTCGGTTGCTCCGGTTCCGGCCGCCCCTTCAAATATAAACCGTTGTCCCCGTCGCCCGGGATGCCCTACTCCGCCTGCAGCCGCACAGCTCCTCCATGCCCCGCGCCCCACAGGAATGAATCCGGCCGCGCTGCTCGCTCTGCCCCGCCCCGCGGAGCTGTCTGCACCCTCCCTCCCAGGCCGTTCGCGTTGCAGCAGCTGCCGCGGCGGATGGTGTAA